One Candidatus Acidiferrales bacterium genomic region harbors:
- the nuoF gene encoding NADH-quinone oxidoreductase subunit NuoF → MQLSAQLDAKFQQLVSRYPVKRSAVIPMMMYAQDEYGHLSDEILGEIAQRLGMNMTEVTETLAYYSMLRRKPAGKFHVQVCTNISCQLRGGFEIMAHVEKRLGIGNRQTTPNGIFSLEEVECIGACSGAPAMQVNYDFYEDLTPSKVDAILDQFAAGRKPAPVPVISGALHEPHPAEIRVISQRFGIRDSRTRKVYEQNEGYAALKKALKEMTSEQIIDEVKKSNLRGRGGAGFPTGMKWAFVPKNSPKPKYVVANADESEPGTSKDRPLMEMDPHALIEGMVIAGKAIGSHQGYIYVRGEYRYILDIVDEAVEEAYKAGYLGKNILGTGFDFEVCTHTGAGAYECGEETALLDSLEGKRGYPRIKPPFPATAGLYQCPTVVNNVETLSTVPLIIRKGGDWYSALGVPKNGGTRLYSISGHVNNPGIYELPLGFNLNRIINEVAGGIANGRKLKAVIPGGSSCPLLSADECDVAMDYDSVAKIGSMLGSGGLVVIDDQTCMVDVARRIMHFYAHESCGWCIPCREGTAWLRKMLDRFHEGAGRTEDIPLIDEVSENMLGKTHCALGDAAALPTMSIVRKWRNEFEDHLKGKCPYRPADVLAMSH, encoded by the coding sequence ATGCAGTTGTCCGCTCAACTCGACGCGAAGTTTCAGCAGCTCGTCAGCCGCTATCCGGTGAAGCGTTCGGCCGTGATTCCGATGATGATGTATGCGCAGGACGAATACGGCCATCTGAGCGATGAAATCCTCGGCGAAATTGCGCAGCGCCTGGGTATGAACATGACTGAAGTGACGGAAACGCTCGCGTACTATTCGATGCTGCGGCGCAAGCCCGCGGGGAAATTCCATGTGCAGGTCTGCACGAATATCTCCTGCCAATTGCGCGGCGGGTTTGAAATCATGGCGCACGTCGAAAAGCGGCTGGGCATCGGCAATCGCCAGACGACTCCCAACGGCATTTTTTCTCTCGAAGAAGTCGAGTGCATCGGAGCCTGCTCCGGCGCGCCGGCCATGCAGGTGAATTATGATTTTTATGAAGACCTGACGCCGTCGAAGGTTGACGCCATTCTCGACCAGTTCGCCGCCGGACGGAAGCCGGCGCCGGTTCCCGTGATTTCCGGCGCGCTGCACGAACCGCATCCGGCGGAAATTCGCGTCATCAGCCAGCGTTTCGGCATCCGCGATTCCCGCACACGGAAAGTCTACGAACAGAACGAAGGCTATGCGGCGCTGAAGAAGGCGCTGAAAGAAATGACCTCCGAGCAGATCATCGACGAAGTAAAGAAGTCGAATCTGCGCGGACGCGGCGGGGCTGGCTTCCCTACGGGCATGAAATGGGCGTTCGTTCCCAAGAATTCGCCGAAGCCGAAGTACGTCGTCGCCAATGCCGATGAAAGCGAGCCGGGTACGAGCAAGGACCGTCCGCTGATGGAAATGGATCCGCATGCCTTGATCGAGGGCATGGTCATTGCCGGCAAAGCAATCGGCTCGCATCAAGGCTATATTTACGTCCGCGGGGAATATCGCTACATTTTGGACATCGTCGATGAGGCCGTCGAAGAGGCCTACAAAGCGGGCTACCTCGGCAAGAATATTCTGGGCACGGGATTTGATTTCGAAGTTTGCACGCACACCGGCGCGGGCGCCTACGAATGCGGTGAGGAAACCGCTTTGCTCGATTCGCTCGAGGGCAAGCGCGGCTACCCGCGCATCAAGCCGCCTTTCCCTGCCACGGCGGGCTTATATCAGTGCCCTACGGTCGTCAACAACGTGGAAACGCTTAGCACGGTGCCGCTGATCATCCGCAAAGGCGGCGACTGGTATTCCGCGCTGGGCGTTCCGAAGAATGGCGGCACCAGACTCTATTCGATTTCCGGGCACGTCAATAATCCTGGCATCTACGAGTTGCCGCTGGGATTCAATTTGAACCGCATCATCAACGAAGTCGCGGGTGGAATCGCCAATGGGCGAAAACTGAAAGCTGTGATTCCCGGCGGAAGTTCCTGTCCGCTGCTGTCCGCAGATGAATGCGATGTGGCCATGGACTATGATTCTGTCGCGAAAATCGGCTCGATGCTTGGCTCGGGCGGCCTTGTCGTGATTGATGATCAGACCTGCATGGTGGATGTCGCGCGCCGCATTATGCATTTCTACGCGCACGAATCCTGCGGCTGGTGCATCCCGTGTCGTGAAGGCACGGCCTGGCTGCGCAAAATGCTCGACCGCTTTCATGAGGGAGCCGGGCGGACGGAAGACATTCCACTGATCGACGAAGTCTCCGAGAACATGCTCGGCAAGACGCATTGTGCGTTAGGCGACGCAGCTGCTCTGCCGACAATGAGCATCGTGCGCAAGTGGCGCAACGAATTTGAGGATCACCTGAAGGGCAAATGTCCGTATAGGCCGGCGGATGTGCTGGCAATGTCCCACTAA
- the nuoG gene encoding NADH-quinone oxidoreductase subunit NuoG, which translates to MAETQTQTISFTLNGQKLTVPKGTLVIEAAKQAGIEIPSFCYYPGLALQAACRMCLVEVEKQRKMAPACTLVAEDGMVVHADTPAVHKARKDMLEFVLTNHPLDCPVCDKGGECELQDMTFTYGIDYSRFVEEKLHYPEEKWSPIVYYDAPRCILCFRCVRVCDEGMDVKALGVGARGVKSVIIPNDSGQLACEECGACIDICPVGALTSGTYRYQTRPWEMKYFGTTCAHCSNGCKTTLSIRNNEILRANNRDHSGVNGEFLCAKGRFGHDFTFHAERIRQPLVRKNGTLEPASWEDAIEEIARRLKQVHDAHGGPSIGVIGSNHTTNEENYLLNRFARAALGTNHVDHHRTADYVGLATALGAKAKDSMATMAQIETAGAIVLIGNDATQQNPLVAWQIRTAVRHHGTRVYIIHGGPLKLQRQATSFVQVAPNAEGKAVRWLATGSGDLDADTAKKLGELKDALGKEKDVVILFGTGIRGSAVRDLVKFGSNLPGQTRYMALGDYANSRGAADMGLFPDRLPGYAPLSDSAERARFGKLWGKEIPASAGMNARQMMQAALDGKLKALYIVGANPVKTFAVKAPDKLSGVDLLVVQDMFMTETAQRADVILPAASTYEKDGTLTNTAGEIQMVRRAVDAQGPRSDFDLLRILIHQLAQLGLGAGIKHRTPEAVLEEIRQNVRGYDVSVAGLLTGGSEQVTCAPAAADSSYDVAADLVFSSRDDLFTSGTLGRYCSKLNSCEESKEKPWSSSPSIQSWWYR; encoded by the coding sequence ATGGCGGAAACGCAAACACAAACGATCTCATTCACGCTGAACGGCCAGAAGCTCACGGTGCCTAAGGGGACGCTGGTCATCGAGGCGGCCAAGCAAGCCGGCATTGAAATCCCGTCGTTCTGCTATTACCCGGGCCTTGCGCTTCAGGCCGCTTGCCGCATGTGTCTCGTGGAAGTCGAAAAACAACGCAAGATGGCGCCGGCCTGCACGCTCGTCGCTGAAGATGGCATGGTCGTCCATGCCGATACGCCCGCGGTGCACAAAGCGCGCAAAGACATGCTCGAATTCGTCCTCACGAATCATCCGCTCGATTGCCCGGTCTGCGACAAAGGCGGCGAGTGCGAATTGCAGGACATGACCTTCACCTACGGGATCGATTACAGTCGCTTCGTCGAGGAAAAGCTGCACTACCCCGAGGAGAAATGGTCGCCAATCGTTTATTACGACGCGCCACGCTGCATTCTTTGCTTCCGCTGCGTGCGCGTCTGCGACGAAGGCATGGACGTGAAAGCGCTCGGCGTGGGAGCACGCGGCGTGAAATCGGTCATTATTCCCAACGATTCCGGCCAGCTTGCCTGCGAAGAATGCGGCGCATGCATTGATATTTGCCCCGTCGGCGCGCTCACCAGCGGAACTTATCGCTATCAGACGCGGCCGTGGGAAATGAAATACTTCGGCACGACGTGCGCACATTGCTCGAATGGCTGCAAGACGACTCTTTCGATCCGCAATAACGAGATCCTGCGCGCGAACAATCGCGACCATTCGGGCGTCAATGGCGAATTTCTCTGCGCCAAGGGTCGCTTCGGACACGATTTCACGTTCCATGCCGAGCGCATCCGCCAGCCTCTGGTTCGCAAGAACGGCACGCTTGAACCAGCGAGTTGGGAAGACGCCATCGAGGAAATCGCCCGGCGGTTGAAGCAAGTGCATGATGCACACGGCGGCCCGTCCATCGGCGTCATCGGCTCAAACCATACGACCAACGAGGAGAATTACCTGCTCAATCGCTTCGCACGCGCGGCGCTGGGCACGAATCACGTCGATCACCACCGCACGGCGGATTACGTCGGCCTCGCCACGGCGCTCGGCGCGAAAGCCAAAGATTCGATGGCCACCATGGCGCAGATCGAAACTGCCGGTGCGATTGTGCTGATTGGCAATGACGCCACTCAGCAAAATCCTTTGGTCGCCTGGCAGATTCGCACCGCCGTTCGCCATCACGGCACGCGCGTTTACATCATCCACGGTGGGCCACTCAAGCTTCAGCGGCAGGCGACGAGTTTTGTCCAGGTTGCTCCAAATGCGGAAGGCAAGGCCGTCCGCTGGCTCGCTACCGGAAGCGGCGATCTCGATGCGGACACCGCGAAGAAGCTCGGCGAATTGAAAGACGCGCTCGGCAAAGAGAAAGACGTTGTCATCCTCTTCGGCACCGGAATTCGCGGCTCGGCGGTCCGCGATCTGGTGAAATTCGGCTCGAACCTCCCCGGCCAGACGCGCTATATGGCACTCGGCGATTACGCGAATTCCCGCGGCGCTGCGGACATGGGTCTTTTCCCTGACCGCTTGCCGGGCTACGCTCCACTTTCAGACTCCGCCGAACGCGCGCGCTTTGGCAAACTCTGGGGCAAGGAAATTCCTGCGAGTGCAGGAATGAATGCGCGGCAAATGATGCAGGCTGCGCTCGATGGCAAACTCAAGGCTCTTTACATCGTCGGCGCGAATCCGGTAAAAACTTTTGCCGTGAAAGCGCCCGATAAACTTTCCGGCGTTGATCTGCTTGTCGTGCAGGATATGTTCATGACCGAGACGGCGCAGCGCGCCGACGTCATTCTGCCTGCGGCGTCAACCTATGAAAAGGACGGCACGCTGACGAATACGGCCGGTGAAATCCAGATGGTGCGCCGCGCGGTCGATGCCCAGGGCCCGCGCAGCGATTTTGATTTGCTGCGGATTTTGATTCACCAGCTTGCGCAGCTTGGCTTGGGCGCGGGAATCAAGCATCGCACACCCGAAGCGGTGCTTGAGGAAATTCGGCAAAACGTCCGCGGCTATGATGTTTCCGTCGCGGGCTTGCTGACCGGCGGTTCGGAGCAAGTGACCTGCGCTCCCGCTGCGGCAGACAGCTCCTACGATGTGGCCGCGGATTTGGTTTTTTCATCGCGGGATGATTTGTTTACGAGTGGGACCCTGGGACGCTACTGTTCGAAGCTCAATTCATGCGAGGAATCCAAGGAAAAGCCGTGGAGTTCGTCACCCAGCATCCAGTCCTGGTGGTATCGTTAA
- the nuoH gene encoding NADH-quinone oxidoreductase subunit NuoH, which yields MRGIQGKAVEFVTQHPVLVVSLIKIAIALFVVMTALAYLTWFERKVVARIQSRWGPYWVGPHGLLQPLADGVKFLFKEDIVPPMVDKVAYVLAPFLALAIALTTLALIPIGPATINVLGQPTQLVISHSNIALILLFAISSIGIYAVVLAGWSSNSKYPLMGGLRSSAQMISYEVSLTLSVVGVLLLAGSFDFYDIVGHQAGHWVHFIPRWEIIPQFFGFICYLTAAIAETNRVPFDLPEAETELVAGFHTEYSSFKFAMFFMAEYGNMITVSCLATLLFLGGWLSPFSSNLEPGSFWRWQLYLPAAGLFIGGIAMIVGGLRSVQWNAKAVFPVLGIVCIGAGYLCTLTGAAHPVAEVIQGPFWFLTKVFLLLFFYVWARGTLPRFRYDQLMSFGWKFLLPLSLVNLVVTSLVVVLLRSHG from the coding sequence ATGCGAGGAATCCAAGGAAAAGCCGTGGAGTTCGTCACCCAGCATCCAGTCCTGGTGGTATCGTTAATTAAAATTGCCATCGCGCTTTTTGTCGTGATGACGGCGCTCGCCTATCTCACGTGGTTCGAGCGCAAGGTCGTCGCTCGCATTCAGTCGCGCTGGGGCCCCTACTGGGTTGGCCCACACGGATTGCTCCAGCCACTCGCCGATGGCGTCAAGTTCCTGTTCAAGGAAGACATTGTCCCGCCGATGGTGGACAAGGTCGCCTATGTCCTCGCGCCGTTTCTCGCGCTGGCCATCGCGCTGACCACGCTCGCCCTGATTCCCATCGGTCCGGCGACCATCAACGTTCTCGGCCAGCCGACGCAACTCGTCATTTCGCACAGCAATATCGCGCTGATTCTGCTTTTCGCCATCAGCTCCATCGGCATTTACGCCGTGGTGCTCGCCGGATGGTCATCGAACAGCAAATATCCGCTCATGGGCGGACTGCGCAGCTCCGCACAGATGATCAGCTATGAGGTTTCGCTGACGCTTTCCGTCGTCGGCGTGCTGCTTCTTGCCGGCTCGTTTGATTTTTATGACATCGTCGGCCATCAAGCCGGGCATTGGGTCCATTTCATTCCGCGCTGGGAGATCATTCCGCAATTCTTCGGGTTCATCTGTTATCTGACCGCCGCGATCGCAGAAACCAATCGCGTTCCGTTCGATTTGCCCGAGGCGGAGACGGAGCTCGTTGCTGGCTTTCACACCGAATACTCGAGCTTCAAGTTCGCCATGTTTTTCATGGCCGAATACGGAAACATGATCACGGTTTCGTGCCTGGCGACGCTGCTTTTCTTGGGCGGCTGGCTTTCTCCGTTTTCATCGAATCTTGAACCCGGGAGTTTCTGGCGCTGGCAGCTTTATCTTCCCGCTGCAGGTTTGTTCATCGGCGGCATTGCCATGATTGTCGGCGGCCTGCGCAGCGTGCAGTGGAACGCCAAGGCGGTCTTCCCCGTCCTCGGTATCGTCTGCATCGGTGCAGGCTATCTGTGCACGCTGACGGGCGCGGCGCATCCTGTCGCCGAAGTGATTCAGGGGCCATTCTGGTTCCTGACGAAGGTTTTCTTGCTTCTCTTTTTTTACGTCTGGGCGCGCGGCACGCTTCCCCGCTTCCGTTATGACCAGCTCATGTCTTTCGGCTGGAAATTTCTGCTGCCACTGTCGCTGGTGAATCTTGTGGTGACGAGCCTTGTCGTCGTGCTGCTGAGGAGCCACGGATGA
- a CDS encoding NADH-quinone oxidoreductase subunit J — protein sequence MSVPLLVFIACGAFAILGALGLIFAREPVHSALSLILVMIALAVLYLLLGAAFIAAVQILVYGGAIMVLFVFVIMLLNAGEEVRTNLSHLARWAGIPLAIFFLLEVAYSLFREYGSRAAMAGGGNAAAPVPVSTTELSLKLFTDFVLPFELTSILILIAVLGAIVLAKKES from the coding sequence ATGAGCGTGCCGCTGCTGGTGTTCATTGCTTGCGGGGCGTTCGCCATTCTCGGCGCGCTGGGGCTGATTTTTGCGCGCGAGCCGGTTCATAGCGCCTTATCGCTCATCCTGGTGATGATCGCGCTTGCTGTTCTCTATCTTTTGCTCGGCGCGGCGTTCATTGCCGCCGTACAAATTCTCGTCTATGGCGGCGCGATCATGGTCCTGTTCGTTTTTGTGATCATGCTGCTCAATGCGGGAGAAGAAGTCCGCACAAATTTGAGCCATTTGGCGCGCTGGGCCGGAATACCGCTCGCGATTTTCTTTCTCCTCGAGGTCGCCTATTCCCTGTTCCGCGAATACGGCTCTCGCGCGGCCATGGCTGGCGGAGGCAATGCCGCTGCGCCGGTTCCCGTCAGCACGACGGAGCTTTCGCTGAAGCTGTTCACCGATTTCGTGCTGCCGTTTGAATTGACGTCGATTCTGATTCTCATCGCTGTGCTTGGCGCGATTGTGCTCGCCAAGAAGGAGTCTTAG
- the nuoK gene encoding NADH-quinone oxidoreductase subunit NuoK, with protein sequence MVPISYYIILSAVLFGLGVIGFVFKRNIITIFMSIELMLNAVNLAFVAFSREFNQLDGLVFVFFVIVVAAAEAAVGLAIVMVIARNRKSLNVEDVNLLKF encoded by the coding sequence ATGGTGCCGATTTCGTACTACATCATTTTGAGCGCTGTCCTTTTCGGCCTGGGCGTCATCGGCTTTGTTTTCAAGCGCAATATCATCACGATTTTCATGTCCATCGAGCTGATGCTCAACGCCGTAAATCTGGCCTTCGTGGCTTTCAGCCGCGAATTCAATCAACTCGATGGCCTCGTGTTTGTTTTTTTCGTGATTGTGGTGGCCGCGGCGGAGGCGGCCGTCGGTCTCGCGATTGTCATGGTCATTGCGCGCAATCGCAAGTCGCTGAACGTGGAAGACGTGAATTTATTGAAATTCTAG
- the nuoL gene encoding NADH-quinone oxidoreductase subunit L — protein sequence MFILDHLWIIMALPLAGSMLTLLAGRHWPKKLVNLSSVGFPVLAFLSYCELAREFAALAPSQIPWIKDYFTWMTAGPFRVDFALQVDQLTIVMLGVVTFVGMLIHIYSIGYMAHEEGYYRFFAEMNLFMFFMLTLVMGANLVLMFVGWEGVGLCSYLLISFFFTKKSAADAGKKAFITTRIGDFGFTIGILMAFWLFRAVDYHTMFATAANMQPEGLHQWGALTAICLLLLAGAVGKSAQLPLYVWLPDAMEGPTPVSALIHAATMVTAGVYMVARMNPLFSRAPAAMLAVAIIGAATAFYAATIGLAQNDIKKVLAYSTISQLGYMFLACGVGAYAAAIFHLMTHAFFKALLFLAAGSVIHAMGGEQDMWRMGGLRKKIPWTYATMLAATLAIAGAPLFAGFFSKDEILFDAYSGPNANIILYALGLAGALITACYMFRLIFLTFHGKPRFDEHHVHVHESPKVMLVPLVILGVLSIVGGWFALPVYWGGKDYFKGFLDPVFNSSQQLMLQAHPGWTEPAQSLEFQMAAIAVAVALIGFFIAFYLYIMKPGAPKKLAQSMRPLYQLLSHKYYVDEIYGALIIGPIVWLSRNVLWKIIDVGLIDGTVNGAAFLSRETGSGLRHFQSGNARSYATWVVVGAVAVTVFFVWMVR from the coding sequence ATGTTCATACTCGATCATCTCTGGATCATCATGGCCCTGCCGCTGGCCGGCTCCATGCTGACGCTCCTCGCCGGTCGCCATTGGCCGAAGAAGCTCGTGAATTTGTCGAGCGTCGGCTTCCCTGTGCTGGCCTTCCTCTCGTATTGCGAACTGGCGCGTGAATTCGCGGCGCTCGCTCCGTCGCAGATTCCGTGGATCAAGGACTATTTCACGTGGATGACCGCTGGGCCTTTCCGCGTGGATTTCGCTCTGCAAGTTGACCAGCTCACCATCGTCATGCTCGGCGTCGTCACGTTTGTGGGCATGCTGATTCACATCTACTCCATCGGCTACATGGCGCACGAAGAGGGCTACTACCGATTCTTTGCCGAGATGAACCTCTTCATGTTCTTCATGCTGACGCTGGTGATGGGTGCGAACCTCGTGCTCATGTTTGTCGGCTGGGAGGGCGTTGGCCTTTGCAGCTACTTGCTGATCAGTTTCTTCTTTACGAAGAAATCCGCTGCGGATGCCGGTAAAAAAGCGTTCATCACCACGCGCATCGGCGACTTCGGTTTCACCATCGGCATTTTGATGGCGTTTTGGCTTTTCCGCGCCGTGGACTACCACACGATGTTTGCGACGGCGGCGAATATGCAGCCCGAAGGTCTGCATCAATGGGGCGCATTGACGGCCATTTGCTTGCTGCTTCTCGCCGGCGCCGTCGGCAAATCCGCGCAGCTTCCGCTCTATGTCTGGCTGCCGGATGCGATGGAAGGCCCCACGCCTGTCAGCGCCTTAATTCACGCCGCGACGATGGTGACCGCTGGCGTCTACATGGTGGCGCGCATGAATCCGCTTTTCAGCCGCGCACCGGCCGCGATGCTGGCTGTGGCCATCATTGGAGCAGCCACGGCATTTTACGCAGCGACGATTGGCCTGGCACAAAACGACATCAAAAAAGTCCTCGCCTATTCCACGATCTCGCAGCTCGGCTACATGTTCCTGGCCTGTGGCGTGGGCGCCTACGCGGCGGCCATTTTCCACTTGATGACCCACGCGTTTTTCAAGGCCCTGCTCTTCCTAGCTGCGGGCAGCGTGATTCACGCGATGGGCGGCGAACAGGACATGTGGCGCATGGGCGGCCTGCGCAAGAAAATCCCGTGGACTTACGCCACCATGCTGGCCGCGACGCTGGCCATCGCCGGCGCACCGCTTTTTGCGGGCTTTTTCAGCAAAGACGAAATTCTCTTCGACGCCTATTCCGGCCCGAACGCGAACATCATTCTCTACGCGCTCGGGCTTGCCGGCGCGCTGATCACCGCGTGCTATATGTTCCGGCTGATTTTCCTGACCTTCCACGGCAAGCCGCGCTTCGATGAGCATCACGTTCACGTACACGAATCGCCGAAGGTCATGCTCGTGCCGCTCGTGATTCTTGGCGTTCTTTCGATTGTGGGCGGCTGGTTCGCGCTTCCGGTCTATTGGGGCGGCAAGGATTATTTCAAGGGCTTCCTGGATCCAGTATTCAATTCGTCGCAGCAATTGATGTTGCAGGCACACCCGGGATGGACAGAACCGGCGCAGTCGCTTGAATTCCAGATGGCCGCCATTGCCGTAGCCGTGGCGCTGATCGGATTTTTCATCGCGTTCTATCTCTACATCATGAAGCCCGGCGCGCCGAAGAAACTGGCGCAATCCATGCGCCCGCTTTATCAGCTTCTCTCGCATAAATATTACGTTGATGAAATTTATGGCGCGCTCATCATCGGCCCGATCGTCTGGCTGTCGCGCAACGTGCTCTGGAAAATTATCGATGTTGGCCTGATTGACGGCACAGTGAACGGCGCGGCGTTCCTCTCGCGCGAGACCGGCAGCGGCCTGCGCCACTTCCAGAGCGGCAATGCGCGCAGCTATGCAACCTGGGTGGTCGTTGGTGCTGTGGCAGTCACTGTGTTCTTTGTTTGGATGGTGAGATAG
- a CDS encoding NADH-quinone oxidoreductase subunit M, with protein sequence MNQSYLLTVLTFFPLLGTFALLLLKGDDHVWIRRLALVTSVVEFILSLLLLRGFDLTTSAYQFAEFYDWIPSIHVHYHMGIDGISLFLVLLTTFLTPLAVLCSWTSIHEHVKEFFAMVLVLEMGMVGVFCSLDLFLFFLFWEVMLIPMYFLIGIWGHGRKIYAALKFILYTMFGSILMLVAILWLYHLSSAAGNSTFDLPIIQQMLSSGTITLSRAAEMLLFLAFLLAFAIKVPLFPLHTWLPDAHTEAPTAGSVILAGVLLKMGTYGMLRFCLPLFPEASHRAAPVVATLAIIGIIYAALVAMVQKDLKRLVAYTSVSHLGFVVLGIFVFNPTAMEGAIYQMLNHGVSTGVLFLVCGMLYDRRHTYEMSEYGGLAKPMPILCAFFLFACLSSLALPMLNGFVGEFMILIGVFDARHFAWASWAATGAILSAVYLLWAYQRVALEKVTVQKNENLPDASGRERLILIVASLVILFMGIFSPLFTHRMDATTNDLLEQVNARKGYDVQKRPASPGIQPALPSAHQLAMRTVTLERRTQP encoded by the coding sequence ATGAACCAGAGTTACTTGCTGACTGTATTGACGTTCTTCCCCTTGCTCGGGACGTTCGCGCTGCTTTTGCTCAAAGGCGACGACCACGTTTGGATCCGGCGCCTGGCTTTGGTCACGTCCGTCGTCGAGTTCATCCTTTCGCTGCTCCTCCTGCGCGGCTTCGACCTGACGACGAGCGCGTATCAATTTGCGGAATTTTACGACTGGATTCCCAGCATTCACGTTCACTATCACATGGGAATCGATGGCATTAGCCTGTTCCTCGTCCTTCTCACCACGTTCCTCACGCCGCTCGCTGTGCTCTGCTCCTGGACGAGCATCCACGAGCACGTGAAGGAATTCTTCGCCATGGTTCTGGTTCTGGAGATGGGCATGGTCGGCGTCTTCTGCTCGCTCGATCTTTTCCTCTTCTTCCTCTTTTGGGAAGTCATGCTCATTCCAATGTATTTCCTCATTGGCATCTGGGGTCACGGGCGGAAAATTTACGCCGCGCTGAAATTCATTCTGTACACGATGTTTGGCTCGATTTTGATGCTCGTCGCCATCTTGTGGCTCTATCATCTCAGCAGCGCCGCGGGAAATTCGACTTTCGATCTACCGATCATTCAGCAAATGCTGTCTTCCGGCACGATAACCCTGTCCCGCGCAGCAGAGATGCTGCTTTTCCTCGCGTTTCTGTTGGCCTTTGCGATCAAAGTGCCGCTGTTCCCGTTGCACACATGGCTGCCTGATGCTCATACGGAAGCGCCCACAGCCGGATCCGTAATTCTGGCGGGCGTTCTCCTGAAAATGGGCACGTACGGCATGCTGCGCTTCTGTCTGCCGCTTTTCCCCGAGGCGTCGCATCGCGCGGCTCCGGTTGTGGCCACGCTGGCAATCATCGGCATCATCTACGCGGCGCTCGTCGCCATGGTGCAGAAAGACCTGAAACGCCTCGTCGCTTACACTTCCGTCAGCCACTTGGGCTTTGTCGTCCTCGGCATTTTCGTCTTCAATCCGACAGCCATGGAAGGCGCGATCTACCAGATGCTGAACCACGGCGTTTCGACCGGCGTCCTCTTCCTCGTCTGCGGCATGCTCTACGACCGCCGTCACACCTACGAAATGAGCGAGTACGGCGGGCTGGCCAAGCCCATGCCGATTCTTTGCGCGTTCTTTCTTTTCGCGTGCCTTTCTTCGTTGGCGCTTCCCATGCTCAACGGTTTCGTCGGCGAATTTATGATTTTGATCGGCGTTTTTGACGCGCGCCATTTCGCGTGGGCGTCCTGGGCGGCCACCGGCGCGATCCTCTCGGCAGTGTATTTGCTATGGGCCTATCAGCGCGTGGCGCTGGAAAAAGTCACTGTGCAGAAAAACGAAAATCTGCCCGATGCTTCCGGCCGCGAACGATTGATTCTGATCGTCGCCTCGCTCGTGATTTTGTTCATGGGCATTTTCTCGCCGCTCTTCACGCATCGCATGGACGCCACCACGAATGACCTGCTCGAGCAAGTCAATGCCCGCAAAGGCTATGACGTCCAGAAGCGCCCGGCTTCTCCTGGCATTCAGCCGGCCTTGCCCAGCGCTCATCAACTGGCCATGCGCACCGTCACCTTAGAAAGGCGGACTCAGCCGTAA